In Azospirillaceae bacterium, a genomic segment contains:
- the nadA gene encoding quinolinate synthase NadA, with protein MPAELDLAYTPAVAAATRPLYDRVAKVIPEVEWPFHAPLVHAINTLKRERNAVVLAHNYQTPEIFHCVSDIVGDSLALARKAAETDADVIVMAGVHFMAETAKILNPHKTVLMPDMRAGCSLADSITAADIRLLREAHPGVPVVTYVNTSAEVKAESDICCTSGNAVEIVESLDSDSVLFLPDEYLASWVATQTKKKIIAWKGHCEVHERFTGAELRDYRGRFKDLTIIAHPECPPEVLAEADFVGSTARMVEYVGEARPRRVLMVTECSMSDNVATEYPDVEFIRPCNLCPHMKRVSLSNILESLQTLEPKVEIDPAVAGRARLAVERMLKVGR; from the coding sequence ATGCCCGCCGAGCTCGATCTCGCCTACACCCCCGCCGTCGCCGCCGCGACCCGCCCGCTGTACGACCGGGTGGCCAAGGTGATCCCGGAGGTTGAATGGCCCTTTCACGCGCCGCTGGTGCACGCCATCAACACCCTGAAGCGTGAACGCAACGCCGTCGTCCTGGCGCACAACTACCAGACGCCGGAAATCTTCCACTGCGTGTCCGACATCGTGGGCGACAGCCTGGCGCTGGCGCGCAAGGCGGCGGAGACGGACGCCGACGTCATCGTCATGGCCGGCGTGCACTTCATGGCCGAGACGGCCAAGATCCTGAACCCGCACAAGACGGTGCTGATGCCCGACATGCGGGCGGGCTGTTCGCTGGCCGACAGCATCACCGCCGCCGACATCCGCCTGCTGCGCGAGGCGCACCCCGGCGTGCCGGTGGTGACCTATGTGAACACCTCGGCCGAGGTGAAGGCTGAAAGCGACATCTGCTGCACCTCCGGCAACGCCGTGGAGATCGTGGAATCGCTGGACAGCGACAGCGTGCTGTTCCTGCCGGACGAATACCTGGCCAGTTGGGTCGCCACCCAGACCAAGAAGAAGATCATCGCCTGGAAGGGCCATTGCGAGGTGCATGAGCGCTTCACCGGCGCCGAGCTGCGCGACTATCGCGGCCGCTTCAAGGACCTGACCATCATCGCCCACCCCGAATGCCCGCCCGAGGTCCTGGCCGAGGCGGACTTCGTCGGGTCCACCGCCCGCATGGTGGAATATGTGGGCGAGGCGCGGCCGCGCCGCGTGCTGATGGTCACCGAATGCTCCATGAGCGACAACGTCGCCACGGAATATCCGGATGTCGAGTTCATCCGTCCCTGCAACCTGTGCCCCCACATGAAGCGGGTCAGCCTCTCCAACATCCTGGAGTCGCTGCAGACCCTGGAACCGAAGGTGGAGATCGATCCGGCGGTGGCCGGTCGCGCCCGCCTGGCGGTGGAACGCATGCTGAAGGTGGGGCGCTGA
- the nadB gene encoding L-aspartate oxidase produces MDGASYPATPVTVVHSDVVVIGSGAAGMASALALAKAGRRVRLLTKTDDLPGGSSFWAQGGVAVALGAGDSAADHAADTVAAGAGLTDPAMARLLAEAGIAEMSALLALGLPADRGPDGQVLLGREAAHGCHRILHAGGDATGRTLVLFLAGLVRNTPAITVSARTMAADLVVREAGRQRRAQGVMAYEDGQGWVFHVAPHVVLATGGTGQLWAVTTNPEEATADGVALAARAGAHLADLEFVQFHPTALAVAGPPGRRPLLTEALRGAGAKVLDGHGHAFMADEHPDAELAPRDVVARAIGRRVARGEKVFLDLRPLWAAGGARKFPTVAGILAEAGLDPAAAPVPVAPAAHYHMGGVLTDADGRTSIPGLWAAGEVACTHVHGANRLASNSLLEAVVFAGRVAAALVAEPAVTQPVAIPNAPVVPGDAQVAALAAQAQVLMAEKTGLVRDGVGLAEAALVLQGLGAAADRLAPAADYADIRAGLELRNRLAVSRLVVEAARRRQESRGAHTRADHPDTLDAWRHHQILTLADLGRGGLEPATIRETHS; encoded by the coding sequence ATGGATGGCGCGTCTTATCCCGCAACACCGGTGACGGTGGTGCACAGCGATGTGGTGGTTATCGGATCGGGGGCCGCCGGCATGGCGTCCGCCCTGGCGCTGGCCAAGGCCGGCCGCCGCGTGCGGCTGCTGACCAAGACCGATGATCTGCCCGGCGGTTCCAGTTTCTGGGCCCAGGGCGGGGTGGCCGTGGCGCTGGGGGCCGGCGACAGTGCCGCCGACCATGCCGCCGACACCGTGGCCGCCGGTGCCGGCCTGACCGATCCCGCCATGGCCCGCCTGCTGGCCGAGGCCGGCATTGCCGAGATGTCGGCCCTGCTGGCTCTGGGCCTGCCCGCCGACCGGGGGCCGGATGGCCAGGTGCTGCTGGGGCGTGAGGCGGCACACGGCTGCCACCGCATCCTGCATGCCGGCGGTGACGCCACCGGCCGCACGCTGGTGCTGTTCCTGGCCGGCCTGGTGCGCAACACCCCCGCCATCACCGTGTCCGCCCGGACCATGGCCGCCGACCTGGTGGTGCGCGAGGCCGGGCGCCAGCGCCGCGCCCAGGGCGTGATGGCTTATGAGGACGGGCAGGGCTGGGTCTTTCATGTCGCCCCGCACGTGGTGCTGGCCACCGGCGGCACCGGCCAGCTATGGGCCGTGACCACCAATCCGGAAGAGGCGACGGCCGATGGCGTCGCCCTGGCCGCCCGCGCCGGCGCCCATCTGGCCGACCTGGAATTCGTGCAGTTCCACCCCACCGCCCTGGCGGTCGCGGGTCCGCCCGGCCGCCGGCCGCTGTTGACGGAGGCGCTGCGCGGTGCTGGCGCCAAGGTGCTGGACGGCCACGGCCATGCCTTCATGGCCGATGAACATCCCGATGCCGAACTGGCGCCCCGCGACGTGGTGGCCCGTGCCATCGGCCGCCGGGTGGCGCGCGGGGAAAAGGTGTTCCTGGACCTGCGGCCCCTGTGGGCCGCCGGCGGTGCCCGGAAGTTCCCCACCGTGGCCGGCATCCTGGCTGAAGCCGGCCTGGACCCGGCCGCCGCCCCGGTGCCGGTGGCGCCGGCCGCGCACTACCACATGGGCGGCGTGCTGACGGATGCCGACGGCCGCACCTCCATCCCCGGCCTGTGGGCGGCGGGTGAGGTCGCCTGCACCCATGTCCACGGCGCCAACCGCCTGGCCAGCAATTCCCTGCTGGAGGCGGTGGTGTTTGCCGGCCGCGTGGCCGCCGCCCTGGTGGCGGAGCCGGCGGTGACCCAGCCGGTCGCCATTCCCAACGCCCCCGTCGTCCCGGGCGATGCGCAGGTGGCCGCCCTGGCGGCCCAGGCGCAGGTGCTGATGGCGGAAAAGACCGGCTTGGTGCGCGACGGCGTCGGCCTGGCGGAGGCCGCCTTGGTCCTGCAAGGCCTCGGCGCCGCCGCCGACCGGCTGGCACCCGCCGCCGATTACGCGGATATCCGCGCCGGCCTGGAACTGCGCAACCGCCTGGCCGTCTCCCGCCTGGTGGTGGAGGCGGCACGGCGGCGCCAGGAAAGCCGGGGCGCCCACACCCGTGCCGACCATCCCGACACGCTGGACGCCTGGCGCCATCACCAGATCCTGACCCTGGCCGATCTGGGCCGGGGCGGGCTTGAACCCGCCACCATCCGGGAAACCCATTCATGA
- the nadC gene encoding carboxylating nicotinate-nucleotide diphosphorylase, with protein sequence MTPPVTAAPLYPVMYEGLVRAALLEDLGRAGDITADACIPVETQARALFQARHAGVIAGLAPSLSAFSLLDPSLSVRALVPDGTAVRPGDVVAVVEGAARPILSGERTALNLLGRLCGIASKTAELVQAIEGTGAHIVCTRKTTPGLRALEKYAVRVGGGSNHRFGLDDAVLIKDNHLVAAGGIRAAVERARAHVGHMVKIEVEVDTLDQLQDLLTLPVDAVLLDNMDSPTLRRAVDMVAGRMITEASGGITPQTVRAVAESGVTLISLGWLTHSVTNFDIGLDFQGI encoded by the coding sequence ATGACCCCGCCTGTGACCGCCGCCCCGCTCTATCCCGTGATGTACGAGGGGCTGGTCCGCGCCGCCTTGCTGGAGGATCTGGGCCGGGCCGGTGACATCACCGCCGATGCCTGCATCCCGGTGGAAACCCAGGCGCGCGCCCTGTTCCAGGCCCGCCACGCCGGTGTCATCGCCGGCCTGGCGCCGTCCTTGAGCGCCTTCTCCCTGCTGGACCCCAGCCTGTCGGTGCGGGCCCTGGTGCCGGACGGCACGGCGGTGCGCCCCGGCGACGTGGTGGCGGTGGTGGAAGGGGCGGCCCGCCCCATCCTGTCGGGCGAACGCACCGCCCTGAACCTGCTGGGCCGCCTCTGCGGCATCGCCAGCAAGACGGCCGAACTGGTGCAGGCGATCGAGGGCACGGGCGCCCACATCGTCTGCACCCGCAAGACCACGCCGGGCCTGCGCGCGCTGGAGAAATACGCGGTGCGGGTGGGCGGCGGCAGCAACCACCGCTTCGGCCTGGATGACGCCGTGCTGATCAAGGACAACCACCTGGTGGCGGCTGGCGGCATCCGCGCCGCGGTGGAGCGTGCCCGGGCCCATGTCGGCCACATGGTGAAGATCGAGGTGGAGGTCGACACCCTGGACCAGCTTCAGGACCTTTTGACCCTGCCGGTGGACGCCGTCCTGCTGGACAACATGGACTCGCCCACCCTGCGCCGCGCCGTGGACATGGTGGCCGGCCGCATGATCACCGAGGCCTCGGGCGGCATCACGCCCCAGACGGTGCGGGCTGTCGCCGAGTCGGGCGTCACCCTGATCTCACTGGGCTGGCTCACCCACTCCGTCACCAACTTCGACATCGGGCTGGATTTTCAGGGGATCTGA
- a CDS encoding MbcA/ParS/Xre antitoxin family protein, whose protein sequence is MEVTMERKDVVQQRSPDREGAMVAEALCRSAGILDVSDAILARVIGVSPASVSRLRTGAFKLSKKDKAFELALLFIRMFRGVDAITGGDDASSRSWLRAENLALRGRPIDLAQTISGLTSVVSYVDARRARV, encoded by the coding sequence ATGGAGGTGACGATGGAACGGAAGGATGTTGTCCAACAGCGCTCTCCGGATCGTGAGGGCGCGATGGTTGCCGAGGCGCTGTGCCGGTCGGCAGGCATCCTTGATGTCTCCGATGCCATCCTGGCCCGCGTCATCGGCGTGTCGCCCGCCTCCGTCAGCCGCCTCAGGACAGGGGCATTCAAGCTGTCCAAAAAGGACAAGGCGTTCGAACTTGCCCTCCTGTTCATCCGCATGTTCCGGGGGGTGGACGCCATCACGGGCGGCGATGACGCCAGTTCGCGATCTTGGCTGCGGGCGGAAAATCTGGCCCTTCGCGGCCGGCCCATCGACCTCGCCCAGACCATTAGCGGATTGACCTCGGTTGTGAGTTATGTGGACGCCCGCCGCGCTCGCGTCTAA
- a CDS encoding RES family NAD+ phosphorylase, giving the protein MWTPAALASNAHPYRHDLWRLVENQARVSTMRLVDTLEDQSLLEELLEETKPPMPPECQGLDFLLATPFRYAPYPYGSRFRRAQQPEGVYYAAERPETAAAEMALYAALFFIESPDTVLPSRPMERTGIEVSCGVDRALDLTAPPLDRDKGLWTDKADYAACQDLADAAREAATDLIRYQSVRDPSGGANIALLTPKGFVGKKPKRLSSWHLFIRPHAVQVWCEFPAIKLEFPR; this is encoded by the coding sequence ATGTGGACGCCCGCCGCGCTCGCGTCTAACGCTCATCCTTATCGGCACGATCTCTGGCGCCTGGTGGAAAACCAGGCGCGTGTGTCCACCATGCGTCTGGTGGACACGCTGGAAGACCAATCCCTGCTGGAAGAGCTGCTGGAGGAAACCAAGCCGCCCATGCCGCCGGAATGCCAGGGGCTGGATTTCCTCCTGGCCACGCCGTTCCGCTACGCGCCCTATCCCTACGGCTCACGTTTCCGTCGCGCCCAGCAGCCGGAGGGTGTTTATTACGCGGCCGAACGGCCGGAGACCGCGGCGGCCGAAATGGCGCTTTACGCCGCGCTGTTCTTCATCGAGTCGCCGGACACCGTCTTGCCCAGCCGCCCGATGGAGCGCACGGGGATTGAGGTGTCCTGCGGCGTGGATCGTGCCTTGGACCTTACCGCGCCGCCGCTGGATCGCGACAAGGGGCTGTGGACAGACAAGGCGGATTACGCCGCCTGTCAGGATTTGGCCGACGCCGCGCGTGAGGCGGCCACGGACCTGATCCGCTATCAGTCGGTGCGCGACCCGTCAGGGGGCGCCAATATCGCCTTGCTCACGCCTAAGGGTTTCGTCGGCAAGAAGCCCAAGCGGCTTTCCAGCTGGCATCTTTTCATTCGCCCGCACGCCGTTCAGGTTTGGTGCGAGTTCCCGGCCATAAAGCTTGAATTTCCCCGGTAG
- a CDS encoding aspartate/glutamate racemase family protein, which translates to MIGVFDSGHGGLTVLRALADQMPERRFVYLGDHANAPYGNRTPEEIYRYTVAGVERLFGLGCPLVILACNTASAQALRRLQQTWLPSAYPDRRVLGVLVPMVEAITGVPWMAEVAAGSRAGEPRTVAIFATQHTVSSGAYPIEIAKRAPEVRVVQQACPDLVRLIEADAPVETVRAAIQGYAGQLMDQMDGVPPDAVVLGCTHYPLVTNLFAQALPPGVEILDQPNLTVSSLRAYLDRHPEFDLPSRAKEQGGVEAFHTTGTPEPITRLATRFFGGEARFNGVGPDPIPGSLKG; encoded by the coding sequence ATGATCGGCGTTTTCGATTCAGGGCATGGCGGGTTGACGGTGCTGCGCGCCCTGGCCGACCAGATGCCGGAGCGGCGCTTCGTCTATCTGGGCGATCACGCCAACGCCCCCTACGGCAACCGCACGCCGGAGGAAATCTATCGTTATACCGTCGCCGGGGTGGAGCGGCTGTTCGGCCTGGGCTGCCCCCTGGTCATCCTGGCCTGCAACACCGCGTCCGCCCAGGCGCTGCGCCGCCTGCAACAGACCTGGCTGCCCTCAGCCTACCCCGACCGCCGCGTCCTGGGCGTGCTGGTGCCGATGGTGGAGGCCATCACCGGCGTGCCGTGGATGGCCGAGGTCGCCGCCGGGTCGCGCGCCGGCGAGCCGCGCACCGTCGCCATCTTCGCCACCCAGCACACGGTCAGCAGCGGGGCCTATCCCATCGAGATCGCCAAGCGTGCGCCGGAGGTGCGGGTGGTGCAGCAGGCCTGCCCCGACCTGGTCCGCCTGATCGAGGCCGACGCGCCGGTGGAGACCGTCCGCGCCGCCATCCAGGGTTATGCCGGCCAATTGATGGACCAGATGGACGGCGTGCCGCCCGACGCGGTGGTGCTGGGCTGCACCCACTATCCCCTGGTGACCAACCTGTTCGCCCAGGCCCTGCCGCCGGGCGTGGAGATCCTGGACCAGCCCAACCTGACGGTCAGCAGCCTGCGCGCCTATCTGGACCGCCACCCGGAATTCGACCTGCCCAGCCGGGCAAAGGAGCAGGGCGGCGTGGAAGCCTTCCACACCACCGGCACGCCGGAGCCCATCACCCGCCTAGCCACCCGCTTCTTCGGCGGCGAGGCGCGGTTCAACGGCGTGGGGCCGGACCCGATTCCGGGCAGTTTGAAGGGCTGA
- the ltrA gene encoding group II intron reverse transcriptase/maturase, with protein sequence MENTGSGLLLAALTRENLQRAWRRVRSNKGAAGVDGLDIDQTAAHLRTVWPAIRSQVLSGTYRPWPVRRVAIPKPDGGERELGIPTVTDRLIQQALLQVLQPLLDPSFSEYSYGFRPGRGAHDAVLKAQSYVQSGRRVVVDVDLEKFFDRVNHDILIDRLWKRIGDAGIVRLIRSYLDSGIMVGGVVQARERGTPQGGPLSPLLANVLLDEVDRELERRGHRFVRYADDANVYVRSRKAGERVMALLRRLYGRLRLSVNETKSAVTSVFGRKFLGYGFWVAPGGVIKRRVADKPLATFKHRIRQLTRRSGGNSVQEVVMRLRSYVLGWKAYFRLAQTPRVWNDLDKWMRHRLRAIQLKHWKRGTTIYRELKALGAKPKVLHQVAANSRRWWRNSGMALNAVLSLQWADALGMPRLS encoded by the coding sequence ATGGAAAACACGGGGTCAGGGCTGCTGCTGGCGGCCCTGACGCGAGAGAACCTGCAACGGGCTTGGCGACGGGTGCGGTCCAACAAGGGCGCGGCGGGGGTTGACGGTCTGGACATTGACCAGACGGCGGCCCATCTGCGCACGGTGTGGCCCGCGATCCGGAGCCAGGTGTTGTCGGGGACGTACCGGCCTTGGCCGGTACGACGGGTGGCGATCCCGAAGCCGGACGGTGGCGAGCGTGAACTCGGCATCCCGACGGTGACGGATCGCCTGATCCAGCAGGCGCTGCTGCAGGTGTTGCAGCCGCTCCTTGATCCGAGCTTCAGCGAGTACAGCTACGGCTTCCGTCCGGGGCGAGGGGCGCACGACGCGGTGCTGAAGGCACAGTCGTACGTCCAGTCGGGCCGGCGGGTTGTGGTTGACGTGGACCTGGAGAAGTTCTTCGACCGGGTGAACCACGACATCCTGATCGACCGTCTCTGGAAGCGCATTGGGGATGCCGGCATCGTCCGGCTGATCCGGTCGTACCTGGACAGCGGGATCATGGTGGGGGGCGTGGTCCAGGCACGGGAGAGGGGGACGCCGCAGGGCGGCCCGCTGTCGCCGCTGCTGGCCAACGTCTTGCTCGACGAGGTGGACCGGGAACTGGAGCGCCGGGGTCATCGCTTCGTGCGCTACGCTGACGATGCGAACGTTTACGTTCGCAGCCGGAAGGCGGGTGAACGGGTGATGGCGCTGTTGCGGCGGCTCTACGGCCGACTGCGTCTCTCGGTCAACGAGACCAAGAGCGCGGTGACCAGCGTGTTCGGCCGCAAGTTCCTGGGCTACGGCTTCTGGGTGGCGCCCGGTGGCGTCATCAAGCGGCGGGTTGCCGACAAGCCGCTGGCGACCTTCAAGCATCGCATCCGGCAGCTGACCCGCCGTTCCGGCGGGAACAGTGTGCAGGAGGTGGTGATGCGCCTGCGTTCCTATGTTCTGGGATGGAAGGCCTACTTCCGCCTGGCGCAGACACCCCGGGTCTGGAACGACCTGGACAAGTGGATGCGCCATCGGCTGCGGGCCATCCAGCTCAAGCATTGGAAACGGGGCACGACCATCTACAGGGAACTGAAAGCACTCGGGGCCAAACCCAAGGTGCTCCATCAGGTGGCGGCCAATAGCCGCCGCTGGTGGCGCAACAGCGGGATGGCCCTCAATGCCGTCCTCTCCCTGCAATGGGCGGACGCCCTGGGAATGCCCCGTCTCTCTTGA
- the cobT gene encoding cobaltochelatase subunit CobT has translation MSDRESPLEAFKRATGAAVRAVAERADLTVAFSAEPPGFTGTRVRVPLPTRDLNVRDVAPVRGAADAAALRLRHHDAGLHARLLPTGDTARTAFEAMEQARCEALGANAMAGVADNLSAALEERFRRQGLDRVTSREQVPLSDALRLLAREALTGTATPPATRAALDLWRPFIEEKAGADLARLKAAMADQQAYAREARRILADLDLEVGGEPEKSEEDETADTGDAQSPDGAENDDSGGGQSDEAEPEPTGEQEQAGGQTEESAGSSESGEGEEQEMEGAGAEQSGEPGAPSRPEFGRNSLDNSSYRPFTTEFDEVVGAADLCDPDELARLRMMLDQQLQHLQGVISKLANRLQRRLMAKQTRSWVFDLEEGILDAARLARVVANPVLPLSFKQENDTDFRDTVVSLLIDNSGSMRGRPITIAAMSADILARTLERCGVKVEILGFTTRAWKGGQSRERWLASGKPPAPGRLNDLRHIVYKEADAPWRRARRNLGLMLREGILKENIDGEALLWAHNRLAARPEQRRILMVISDGAPVDDSTLSVNSGSYLEKHLRTVIDYIETRSPVELIAIGIGHDVTRYYRRAVTIVDVEQLGGTVMEKLAELFDEDDRRGGGRRPVRRAGGRR, from the coding sequence ATGTCTGACCGGGAATCGCCGCTGGAGGCGTTCAAACGGGCCACCGGTGCTGCCGTCCGCGCGGTGGCGGAGCGCGCCGACCTGACGGTGGCGTTTTCCGCCGAGCCGCCGGGCTTCACCGGCACGCGGGTGCGGGTGCCCCTGCCGACACGCGACCTGAACGTGCGCGACGTGGCGCCGGTGCGCGGTGCCGCCGACGCGGCGGCCCTGCGCCTGCGCCACCACGATGCCGGCCTGCACGCCCGCCTGCTGCCCACCGGCGACACCGCCCGCACGGCGTTCGAGGCGATGGAGCAGGCGCGGTGCGAGGCCCTGGGCGCCAACGCCATGGCCGGCGTGGCCGACAATCTGTCGGCGGCGCTGGAAGAGCGCTTCCGCCGCCAGGGCCTGGACCGGGTGACCTCGCGTGAGCAGGTGCCCCTGTCCGACGCCCTGCGCCTGCTGGCCCGCGAGGCCTTGACCGGCACGGCCACCCCGCCCGCCACCCGGGCGGCGCTGGACCTGTGGCGGCCGTTCATCGAGGAGAAGGCGGGCGCCGATCTCGCCCGCCTGAAGGCCGCCATGGCCGACCAGCAGGCCTACGCCCGCGAGGCGCGCCGCATCCTGGCCGACCTGGACCTGGAAGTGGGCGGCGAGCCGGAAAAGTCCGAAGAGGATGAGACCGCCGATACCGGCGACGCCCAGAGCCCGGACGGGGCCGAGAACGACGATTCCGGCGGCGGCCAGTCGGACGAGGCTGAACCTGAACCCACCGGTGAGCAGGAACAGGCCGGCGGCCAGACCGAGGAATCGGCCGGCTCATCCGAAAGCGGCGAAGGCGAGGAACAGGAGATGGAGGGTGCGGGCGCGGAGCAATCCGGTGAGCCCGGCGCGCCGTCCCGCCCCGAATTCGGCCGCAATAGCCTGGACAACAGCAGCTATCGCCCCTTCACTACCGAGTTCGACGAGGTGGTGGGTGCCGCCGACCTGTGCGACCCGGATGAGTTGGCCCGCCTGCGCATGATGCTGGACCAGCAGTTGCAGCATTTGCAGGGCGTCATCTCAAAGCTGGCCAACCGCCTGCAACGCCGCCTGATGGCCAAGCAGACCCGGTCCTGGGTGTTCGACCTGGAGGAAGGCATCCTGGACGCGGCCCGCCTGGCCCGCGTGGTGGCCAACCCCGTCCTGCCGCTGTCGTTCAAGCAGGAGAACGACACCGATTTCCGGGACACCGTCGTCAGCCTGCTGATCGACAATTCCGGGTCCATGCGCGGCCGGCCCATCACCATCGCCGCCATGAGCGCCGACATCCTGGCGCGCACGCTGGAGCGCTGCGGCGTGAAGGTGGAGATCCTGGGCTTCACCACCCGGGCGTGGAAGGGCGGGCAGAGCCGCGAGCGCTGGCTGGCCAGCGGCAAGCCGCCGGCGCCCGGCCGCCTGAACGATCTGCGCCATATCGTCTACAAGGAGGCCGACGCCCCGTGGCGCCGGGCCCGGCGCAACCTGGGCCTGATGCTGCGCGAAGGCATCCTGAAGGAAAACATCGATGGCGAGGCCCTGCTGTGGGCCCACAACCGCCTGGCCGCGCGGCCCGAACAGCGCCGCATCCTGATGGTGATCAGCGACGGCGCGCCGGTGGATGACAGCACCCTGTCGGTCAACAGCGGCAGCTATCTGGAAAAGCACCTGCGCACGGTGATCGACTACATCGAGACCCGCAGCCCGGTGGAACTGATCGCCATCGGCATCGGCCATGACGTGACCCGCTATTACCGTCGCGCCGTCACCATCGTGGACGTGGAACAGCTGGGCGGCACCGTCATGGAAAAGCTGGCCGAGCTGTTCGATGAGGATGACCGCCGGGGCGGTGGCCGCCGCCCTGTGCGCCGGGCCGGCGGGCGGCGCTGA
- the cobS gene encoding cobaltochelatase subunit CobS produces MSQDLPQMNAAALPDIKVSVRQTFGIDSDMAVPGFSAPTEHVPEIDDTYRFDRETTMAILAGFAHNRRVMVQGYHGTGKSTHIEQVAARLNWPCLRINLDSHISRIDLIGKDAIVLRDGVQVTEYREGILPWALQHPCAIVFDEYDAGRPDVMFVIQRVLEVEGKLTLLDQNKVIRPHPAFRLFSTANTVGLGDTTGLYHGTQQINQGQMDRWNIVTTLNYLPHDAEVKIVLAKVPSYDTEERRVLVNAMVRLADLTRAGFIAGDISTVMSPRTVITWAQNADIFADVGFAFRVTFLNKCDEVERAAVAEYYQRCFGTELPESGVRATLV; encoded by the coding sequence CATCAAAGTCTCCGTCCGTCAGACCTTCGGGATCGACAGCGACATGGCTGTGCCGGGCTTCAGCGCGCCCACGGAACATGTGCCGGAGATCGACGACACCTATCGTTTTGATCGCGAAACGACCATGGCGATCCTGGCGGGCTTCGCCCATAACCGCCGTGTCATGGTCCAGGGTTATCACGGCACGGGCAAATCCACCCATATCGAGCAGGTGGCCGCCCGCCTGAACTGGCCCTGCCTGCGCATCAACCTGGACAGCCACATCAGCCGTATCGACCTGATCGGCAAGGACGCCATCGTCCTGCGTGACGGCGTGCAGGTGACGGAGTATCGCGAGGGCATCCTGCCCTGGGCGCTGCAGCACCCCTGCGCCATCGTGTTCGACGAATACGACGCCGGCCGGCCCGACGTGATGTTCGTCATCCAGCGCGTGCTGGAGGTCGAGGGCAAGCTGACCCTGCTGGACCAGAACAAGGTGATCCGCCCCCACCCGGCCTTCCGCCTGTTCTCCACCGCCAACACGGTGGGCCTGGGCGACACCACGGGCCTGTACCACGGCACCCAGCAGATCAACCAGGGCCAGATGGACCGGTGGAACATCGTCACCACCCTGAACTACCTGCCCCATGACGCCGAGGTGAAGATCGTCCTGGCCAAGGTGCCGAGCTACGACACCGAGGAGCGCCGGGTGCTGGTCAACGCCATGGTGCGCCTGGCCGACCTGACCCGCGCCGGTTTCATCGCCGGCGACATCTCCACCGTCATGAGCCCGCGCACGGTCATCACCTGGGCGCAGAACGCCGACATCTTCGCCGACGTGGGTTTCGCCTTCCGCGTCACCTTCCTGAACAAGTGCGACGAGGTGGAGCGCGCGGCGGTGGCGGAATACTACCAGCGCTGCTTCGGCACCGAACTGCCCGAGAGCGGCGTCCGCGCCACCCTCGTCTGA